In Canis lupus familiaris isolate Mischka breed German Shepherd chromosome 5, alternate assembly UU_Cfam_GSD_1.0, whole genome shotgun sequence, a genomic segment contains:
- the RPL13 gene encoding 60S ribosomal protein L13 isoform X2 yields MLRAASSFPLACLPRRRPVGSRHGAQPEWHDPQAPLPQGLAAARGHVVQPAGAENPQVAGIHKKVARTIGISVDPRRRNKSTESLQANVQRLKEYRSKLILFPRKPSAPKKGDSSAEELKLATQLTGPVMPIRNVYKKEKARVITEEEKNFKAFASLRMARANARLFGIRAKRAKEAAEQDVEKKK; encoded by the exons ATGCTTCGCGCCGCCAGTTCTTTTCCGCTGGCCTGTCTCCCTAGGAGGAG GCCCGTAGGTAGCCGCCATGGCGCCCAGCCGGAATGGCATGATCCTCAAGCCCCACTTCCACAAGGACTGGCAGCGGCGCGTGGCCACGTGGTTCAACCAGCCGGCGCGGAAAATCCGCAG GTGGCCGGCATTCACAAGAAGGTGGCGCGGACCATTGGCATCTCGGTGGACCCGCGGCGGCGGAACAAGTCCACGGAGTCCCTGCAGGCCAACGTGCAGCGGCTCAAGGAATACCGCTCCAAGCTCATCCTCTTCCCCAGGAAGCCTTCAGCCCCCAAGAAGGGCGACAGCTCA GCTGAAGAACTCAAACTGGCAACACAGCTGACAGGACCAGTCATGCCCATACGGAAT GTCTACAAGAAGGAGAAGGCCAGAGTCAtcacagaagaggagaagaacTTCAAGGCATTTGCCAGCCTCCGCATGGCCCGTGCCAATGCCCGGCTTTTTGGCATCAGGGCAAAAAGGGCCAAGGAAGCTGCAGAACAggatgttgaaaagaaaaaataa
- the RPL13 gene encoding 60S ribosomal protein L13 isoform X1: MAPSRNGMILKPHFHKDWQRRVATWFNQPARKIRRRKARQAKARRIAPRPASGPIRPIVRCPTVRYHTKVRAGRGFSLEELRVAGIHKKVARTIGISVDPRRRNKSTESLQANVQRLKEYRSKLILFPRKPSAPKKGDSSAEELKLATQLTGPVMPIRNVYKKEKARVITEEEKNFKAFASLRMARANARLFGIRAKRAKEAAEQDVEKKK, encoded by the exons ATGGCGCCCAGCCGGAATGGCATGATCCTCAAGCCCCACTTCCACAAGGACTGGCAGCGGCGCGTGGCCACGTGGTTCAACCAGCCGGCGCGGAAAATCCGCAG ACGCAAGGCCCGCCAGGCCAAGGCCCGCCGCATCGCCCCGCGGCCTGCGTCAGGGCCCATCCGGCCGATCGTCCGCTGCCCCACGGTGAGGTACCACACGAAGGTGCGGGCCGGCAGGGGCTTCAGCCTGGAGGAGCTCCGG GTGGCCGGCATTCACAAGAAGGTGGCGCGGACCATTGGCATCTCGGTGGACCCGCGGCGGCGGAACAAGTCCACGGAGTCCCTGCAGGCCAACGTGCAGCGGCTCAAGGAATACCGCTCCAAGCTCATCCTCTTCCCCAGGAAGCCTTCAGCCCCCAAGAAGGGCGACAGCTCA GCTGAAGAACTCAAACTGGCAACACAGCTGACAGGACCAGTCATGCCCATACGGAAT GTCTACAAGAAGGAGAAGGCCAGAGTCAtcacagaagaggagaagaacTTCAAGGCATTTGCCAGCCTCCGCATGGCCCGTGCCAATGCCCGGCTTTTTGGCATCAGGGCAAAAAGGGCCAAGGAAGCTGCAGAACAggatgttgaaaagaaaaaataa